The Rhopalosiphum maidis isolate BTI-1 chromosome 1, ASM367621v3, whole genome shotgun sequence genome has a segment encoding these proteins:
- the LOC113548568 gene encoding xyloside xylosyltransferase 1, producing MRTYAKFIIAITIFTILVILYSNPKSAVNLKSKILSSSHVATAPVDNKTESKVSIWISVTKIARGHLLTKFRKFFKSLISQRGKCPAVFELNVITDNASRPTVDSVINEFSKQYKETLLTLVHYDFQDVLKIVESKIEPLKRFFQSSKGSYYSDDVFYLSPALHLVAPNLLDKAIVVDVDTSFQSSICDLYNVFDNFTNTQLFGLAPELSPVYHHILWKWRNYKGDKYKTQPYTNMNGLNSGVILSYLERIRKSAEYDRLISPEWISGVVQKYLFKGHLGDQDWYTLVSYERPELIYRLSCGWNRQLCTWWKLHGYADTFETFAKCTEKVHLYHGNCDTPIPPK from the exons ATGCGCACCTATGCCAAGTTCATTATAGCTATAACGATATTCACAATACTAGTGATCCTGTACTCCAACCCAAAGTCTGCGGTTaatttgaaatcaaaaatattgtcttcGAGCCATGTGGCGACTGCACCAGTGGATAACAAGACCGAGTCGAAGGTCAGTATATGGATATCGGTGACAAAAATTGCTCGCGGTCACTTGTTAACAAAGTTTCGCAAGTTCTTCAAGTCTTTGATCAGTCAGCGTGGCAAGTGCCCTgctgtttttgaattaaatgtaataacagACAACGCCAGCCGTCCAACAGTTGACAGTGTGATCAACGAATTTAGCAAACAATACAAAGAAACATTACTgact ttagttCATTATGATTTTCAAGACGTGTTGAAAATAGTTGAAAGTAAAATTGAACcgttaaaacgattttttcaATCATCAAAAGGATCTTACTACAGTGATGATGTTTTCTATCTATCACCAGCACTTCATCTAGTTGCACCAAATTTATTGGACAAAGCTATTGTAGTTGATGTTGATACATCATTTCAATCTAGCATTTGTGACCTTTACAATGTATTTGACAA tttcaCCAACACACAACTGTTTGGTTTGGCCCCAGAACTTTCGCCAGTCTACCATCATATACTGTGGAAATGGAGGAACTATAAAGGTGATAAGTACAAAACTCAGCCATACACTAACATGAATGGCCTGAATAGTGGTGTTATACTGTCATATTTGGAGCGAATTAGAAAAAGCGCTGAGTACGATAGACTTATCAGTCCTGAATGGATTTCTGGTGTTGTTCAAAAGTATCTATTCAAG ggACATTTGGGTGATCAAGATTGGTATACTTTGGTAAGTTATGAACGCCCAGAATTGATATATCGCTTGTCGTGTGGGTGGAATCGTCAACTATGCACATGGTGGAAGCTACACGGCTATGCGGATACGTTTGAGACATTTGCAAAATGTACAGAGAAAGTGCATTTATATCATGGAAACTGTGATACACCTATTccaccaaaataa